The following nucleotide sequence is from Mytilus edulis chromosome 13, xbMytEdul2.2, whole genome shotgun sequence.
cgagggatgatacccaggctgatatggaaaaggccatgtattaatcgctttatcatatacttccgacaatagttttatgtaaggcaaataaacaaatacaataactaaaacagtcaaaacctttataaaaaagttaaattatgaatcaaatatactatataattgtccaacaacagcatcactacctccgtatatatatgtatagtaacatttcctatagaggcattttgaaacattgaaaatttggaggagttttatgatcattatttctccatgtttgttgtactatagaattattcataattgtcaatggcatttgttagcaagtactaaactacCCCCACAAAatttcccgtaaattttgacgtcgtcataaaaaatatctgacgtcacaatggaaaagtaaacaaccgataccggataTACCGGAAtaaacttgcacgagaggcactattatgggttttgtgcacgagatgcccctgatatgggttatcagccagggtgggaaattatggcttgtgtaatTCCGCTCAATACACATATACAAAAGCTATTGTATATATGCTGAGTATATGATAATTAGCACtatcaaataaaatagaattattaTGCAGTTGTGAATTAAGTTAATAATAGATATCCATAAAGATATTATACCTAATAATTCAATAAAATCCTTATTTTGATAATTACTCACAGATACATACAAATTTTCTGCGGACACTTTATCAATAACGAAATATGAACCTTTAATACTGCTGCTAGTAAGCGGAATTTTCGATTCATAAGTAGCATATGCATTGTCAGAAAATAGGTTTATATTGATTGCATGTGAACTGAAATTAAATTCAACATTTAAGTTAAGCTGTGTACTACAAGTTATATTGGTCCATAGTCTAGTATCGTTCGTAACGCAAAAGCGTGTAActtgtttttttatcaattgcTTGTCCATAGGGCATATTTGGCCATAGAGCTTGgctacggatttttttttatttgaaatgacaCTAAAGCGCATTTCCAAAAATTGGTCACCAGATTTTACATCGAGTGGGTGAAAAATCTTTATATCGATAGCCTGCTTGAATTCCTTGATTTCCTGTTGGTAAGACATATAAGAATATATGAAAGGTTTTTTTAAGTTTAACAAACATATACTTTTTGTATCAATATCATGGTTGGAAACTGTTCGTTCATCGCCTGAAATAAACAGATGACGATGCAGAGTTGATCTGTGAAAACCGATTGAATGAAATGATGAATTAACAGTGTGCAGTCTTAAGGAAGACAAATCCAATATCGTAAATTATGTCTTTATTCATACACAGAACCTCCGGGGAGGGTACAAAACtgaaaagatacaaaataaaacaaattaccaTGTTTGCAAAACAATGGCAAAGTGTTACCTAAAAATTACAATTATGTCATTAACTGATAGCCATAACTTGTAAACCATAGAAAACTGCATGTGAATGATCCAACAGTTACCTACATGtagataaacatttataaaacctTACAAACAAAAGATATCTTCATACACAcaaacatttatgatataaatctATTCTAATCAATGTgaagtaaaaaatgtaaaaaactgtACGTTCATTAAATGACACAAATGGCGTTCCATAGAAATAGTTTCTTCAAACAAACTGAGTAATGCAgatttaaaatcaaaaatttaatggGCAAAGTTAGACCAGATAGTTTAATTATCTTAACTTATACATGAATACTCAAAAAAGGCAGTTAACGGGAGTTACAAGGATGTAAACAAATACCGGTCAAAATGCACACAATTCACCACTTcacacaaaaaatacaaaaattacagaaAGATCACTTATCCGGTGATCAGCAAAGTTCATAATACAAGTAATAAAAACTTACTCTGTGGTATCAGCACCATTATAaaggaaataaaatgaatttttgtAGTGAAACTTTGGAAACACATTTGGcggaaataaaaaatcaatacatATCGACTAATAAAAAACCAAACAGTGCGGATACGCACAACAATCCGGGAGTCAGCACACTCCCCTCCTGATTTCATAAGAAATCACTACATACATAATCAAGTTCAATTCATATATACACAATAAATGAAAACTTCTTAAGTTCACACAGTATTATCTGTTGATAAACCCATGTACATTATCAATAATGTTATCAAGATTACAGTGTTTATTCAGGCTCAACAAGCAAAACGATTTGAGATATTGGTCTCACATAAGTCACTGGTTGACCATCAcgaatgattctaagttaaactTTACGAATTTTTCCATCCTCACTGGGGAAAACTCTTTCAACGATACCAGTTGGCCAGTAATTTCTTGCACAATTATTGTCTTTCATGAGTACTACTGTTCCAACTTTAACATTTTGTTCTTCCGTTTGCCATTTAGGTCGTACTTGCAATGAATGTAAATATTCCTGTCGCCACTTTGCCCAGAATTGTTGAGCGAGAAATTGCACATACTTCCAATGATGTCTTATAGAgtcttttttctcaaaatcgGGAAATGGACAAGTGTCGTCTGCTGTTTTTTGAGTAAGCAGAAGAGACGGAGTGATGACACTTGGTGACTCAGAGTCATACGATACACATGTCAATGGTCGGTTGTTGACAATTGCAGTAACTTCTGCTAAAAAGGTGGTCAACATCTCATGAGTCAAGTCTTTGAAACGGTTTTCTAACAGCAATGAGTCCAATATTTTCCTAGACACTCCGATAAGTCGTTCCCATGCTCCACCGAAATGAGAGGCATGGGGCGGGTCAAACTGCCATGTAATTCGATTGTCGTTTAAAAAGTTCTGAacattacggtcttcaacaaatTGAGCAATCATCGAAAGATCCTGAGTTGCCCCCACAAAGTTTGTACCTCTATCGGATCTCACTTGTCGAACTGGTCCTCTAAGTGCGATGAATCGACGCCAAGCATTTATGAACGAAGAGCTGCTCAGTTCCTCAATAACTTCCAGATGAATAGCTCTAGTAACCAGACAAGCAAATAACAGAGCCCAACGTTTTGATTGGGATACACCACCTCGTGTACGACGAAACGTAACTGGCCATGGGCCAAATGCATCAACCCCTACATACGAAAAGGGGGGACTTGGAGTTAACCTGTCTTTCGGCAAATCAGCCATCTGCTGAGTACAAAGTTTTCCTCGTAATTTCTTACACTGCACACACTTCCGTATGACTGAATTTATAAGACGTTTAACACCAACAATCCAATAGCCTGCATTTCTAATCGCTGCTTCTGTAAACGATCTACCTTGATGCGCAACCCTTACATGATAGTGGCATATGAGTAGAATTGCAATATGATGTCCTTTTGGAATAATAATAGGTTGTTTAAATGAGTCACTTAGCTCGCTATGTTTGATACGTCCTCCTACTCTAAGAAGTCCATTTGAATCGAGAAACGGGTGTAAGGGTAGAAGTGAACTATTTCTTGGGAGACGTTTGTTGCATCCCATCAAAGAATCTATATCCTCTTGAAATCCTTCTTTTTGAACTTCCTTGACAATGAAACGTTCGGTTTCCAGTAGTTGTTCTACAACATTCATGGTATTAGACTTTAATGTCTTTACTGatttgtaatgtttaattttGCTTCTAAGACAATTGATCGCTGACACGAGTTTTCTCCACTCAGAGTATCTGTCAAATCGTGAAGAGACTGATTCTAATGGCTTACTTTCTACAGACGTAGTTTTGAGAGTTTTTATTTCAGGTCTGACCTCTCGATCCAATTCAGGATCAACTAAATTATGATCTGTTTTCGAAGTAAGGTCAATTTCTTGTAGAAAAAATGATGGTCCGCGAAACCATGTAGTATTCCGAAGAGTTGCTGCCTGTACGCTTCTTGTTGCGATATCAGCTGGATTCATTTCACTAGACACATAATGCCACTGTCCTGGGTCGCTTGAAGCACGGATTCTACTTATCCTATTACAGACATAGACGTAAAACCGACgacttttgttgttgatatagCCAAGGACAACTTGACTATCtgtataaaaatacatgttttcagTTTCTATTTTCAGGTGTTCTTTGATGATGTCAGTCATTTCTACTGCAAGTACAGCGCCGCACAATTCTAAACGGGGTATAGTGTGCCCTGTGGATGGTGCAACCTTTGCTTTGCCCATTACAAAACTTATCTCAGTAGAATTCCCATCACTAAGTTTTAGGTACGCTACTGCACCAATTGCTTCTTTCAAGGCATCAGAAAAAATATGTATCTCACGCAAAGTTGCTGTGGCAAATGACACTGTGGTATACATACGAGGTATTCGCAAAGTTTCAAGACCTTTGAGTGAAGTTACCCATGCTTCCCACTGTTCCAGATACGAATCTGACAGAATGTCGTCCCAGTTAACTACACTAGATCCTATCATCTCTCGTAGTAACAACTTTCCACGAATTATCACAGGGGCTGCAAAGCCAACCGGGTCGTAAATGCTATTAATAGTGGAGAGTGCTCCACGTCGAGTAAATGGTTTCACATCTGGGGATATTTGAAATGTTATATCGTCAGTTCCTATATCCCATGACACACCTAAGCTGCGCTGAGTCGGAAGTTCATCTGAACTTAAATCTAAATCCTTCAAACCTTTCGCTAGGTCGCCTGAGTCAAATTGTTCGAGAAGTTCTGTGCTATTTGACGTGATTTTGTGGAGACGCATCTTTCCACGATCCCATAAAGCTGACTGAGTTCGCTTGATAAGACTAACAGCTTCActaatattttgacatattatcAGTCCATCATCTACATAGAAATGATCGTTTACAAAATCTCTTACATCCTGATCTTCATTTTCGACAGTTCTACGGAAGCCGTAGGTTGCTATGGCAGGAGATGGGCGGTTCCCAAATACATGCACATTCATTCTAAAATCAGTAAGTGGTTTTGACAAATCATTCTGTTTATGCCACAAGAATCGTAAAAAGTCTCTATGGTCTTCACGGActttaaaattgtaaaacatCTGTTCGACATCACATGTAATTGCAATCGTTTCCTTCCTGAAGTTGAGTAAAATTCCCAATAATTTATTGGTAAGATCAGGACCTTTCAATAACACATCATTGAGCGACTGGTTCTCAAATTTCGCACTACTATCAAATACAAGGCGGATGCTATCAGGCTTACGTGGGTGATATATCCCAAAAATTGGTAAATACCAGTGTTCTTTTCCACTTTTAAGAGTAGGTGCCTCCTCAGCATGATTGTTATCTATCATCCTTTGCATGAAGTCAGTCACGTGCTTTGCTTTTCTTTCATCTTTTGAGAGAGAATAGTCAAATGATTTGGCTCGTTTGAGTGCAAGACCATGATTGCTCTGTAAAGGTTGTCTGTTAACCTTAAAGGGCAGCGGAACTGTCCATTGACCGTTTTTATCTTGTTCAAAATTAGCATCCATAATGTCAAGAAAAAAATCCTTGTCCTCAACTGCTAAGCCAATGTTTTCATCATACGGCGTCTTCGTAAATATGACATCTGATTTCAATTTCAACTCATACTCACAAGGCTTAAAGAATGTAGCTCTTCCATCTTCTAATACGTGTGTCTTGTGGACATGGACGATGTCAGGGTAATGCACTTTACCAAGGCATGTTTCTCCAAGTATCACCCATCCTAGTGGGAGTTTTTGCGCATACGGAAGTCCATCTTTCCCAATGCGATGATCTAACACATAATGCGAAGATATTAAATCTCTGCCGATCAAAAGTTCTATGCTAACGTCGGACTGAATTGGCTGTATAAACTGAGCAATATCTTTCAAATGATCAAATTTTCTAGCTAACTCTTGTGACGGTATTTCGTGCCTGTTGTTCGGTATCTCTTGACATTCTATGATTTCAGGGAGTAACAATTGATTTTCATGGTTGACACTCTCAACGATATAGTTCTTAGCTCGACGACCTGAGGCAGTAAATTGACCAGAGCAAGTCGATAACACATATTCTGAGTTTTTACCGTTTTCTCCAAACT
It contains:
- the LOC139500097 gene encoding uncharacterized protein — translated: MSSDPGSLMALQRERKLNPKGQEQYTLQTEKYLDKLRKLKRDIDSYIFSIDVNHLPDQQQVRQIRQDVIDRFYAFTHESTRFILFLQGTRTKESNQEESGHRLIVQSLKSKVDNFIAIIDEHLHNPNVSKKEKKNSVKSNPQLASAMKLAKQASVKSSPTVKKERKSSVKSYRLSKKSDLDYHSTKTRRSSLESFTSHASEMLVKEQVKLEAAKVRLKYTEQEQELTRQKTALDANLEKLVRGREVDEAESKVRTIQEALQGSGEDSSTENSDVNDDFVFDRTEQFVIQDSYERLSGKDKILDTDSKLNDVTIIQTVADVHATHDDCNNNKVNKIVQDIKPVQTINVVKSGQMMKTGPELTKKNVQNVHYGKIIDTVQETNHDKTLNAEAPVFIPSTKEVNMCDEFSRFMVRKELVFSRLTKYDDQPDMYIAWKSMFENIAHELRLTAAEEVDLLVKWLGPTSSKQALRIRSANADNPEKCRDRIWERLEDRFGRPEMVEDTIKCKIASFTKITTKDYRPLFDLSDIVEEISSIMDSVRYHSVFSHFNSSSGVNQIVLKLPYNLQEKWTQEASRYKTRNDVIYPPFSVFANFIANMAKLRNDPSFKYESSAEPNSQQRPRKTGDSPVHVSTRITQSEDLHNGPKINSSSHQNPESHLVDSLSCPIHGTSHTLNMCRGFRLKPISERKDFLKKNGLCYRCCGPKKHLSKNCTETVKCIICKSNRHPSALHIDVSKSHDSSDTDDPTNVRQVYCLIDDQSNRSLATAKFFDEFGENGKNSEYVLSTCSGQFTASGRRAKNYIVESVNHENQLLLPEIIECQEIPNNRHEIPSQELARKFDHLKDIAQFIQPIQSDVSIELLIGRDLISSHYVLDHRIGKDGLPYAQKLPLGWVILGETCLGKVHYPDIVHVHKTHVLEDGRATFFKPCEYELKLKSDVIFTKTPYDENIGLAVEDKDFFLDIMDANFEQDKNGQWTVPLPFKVNRQPLQSNHGLALKRAKSFDYSLSKDERKAKHVTDFMQRMIDNNHAEEAPTLKSGKEHWYLPIFGIYHPRKPDSIRLVFDSSAKFENQSLNDVLLKGPDLTNKLLGILLNFRKETIAITCDVEQMFYNFKVREDHRDFLRFLWHKQNDLSKPLTDFRMNVHVFGNRPSPAIATYGFRRTVENEDQDVRDFVNDHFYVDDGLIICQNISEAVSLIKRTQSALWDRGKMRLHKITSNSTELLEQFDSGDLAKGLKDLDLSSDELPTQRSLGVSWDIGTDDITFQISPDVKPFTRRGALSTINSIYDPVGFAAPVIIRGKLLLREMIGSSVVNWDDILSDSYLEQWEAWVTSLKGLETLRIPRMYTTVSFATATLREIHIFSDALKEAIGAVAYLKLSDGNSTEISFVMGKAKVAPSTGHTIPRLELCGAVLAVEMTDIIKEHLKIETENMYFYTDSQVVLGYINNKSRRFYVYVCNRISRIRASSDPGQWHYVSSEMNPADIATRSVQAATLRNTTWFRGPSFFLQEIDLTSKTDHNLVDPELDREVRPEIKTLKTTSVESKPLESVSSRFDRYSEWRKLVSAINCLRSKIKHYKSVKTLKSNTMNVVEQLLETERFIVKEVQKEGFQEDIDSLMGCNKRLPRNSSLLPLHPFLDSNGLLRVGGRIKHSELSDSFKQPIIIPKGHHIAILLICHYHVRVAHQGRSFTEAAIRNAGYWIVGVKRLINSVIRKCVQCKKLRGKLCTQQMADLPKDRLTPSPPFSYVGVDAFGPWPVTFRRTRGGVSQSKRWALLFACLVTRAIHLEVIEELSSSSFINAWRRFIALRGPVRQVRSDRGTNFVGATQDLSMIAQFVEDRNVQNFLNDNRITWQFDPPHASHFGGAWERLIGVSRKILDSLLLENRFKDLTHEMLTTFLAEVTAIVNNRPLTCVSYDSESPSVITPSLLLTQKTADDTCPFPDFEKKDSIRHHWKYVQFLAQQFWAKWRQEYLHSLQVRPKWQTEEQNVKVGTVVLMKDNNCARNYWPTGIVERVFPSEDGKIRKV